CGTACTTGCCGGGCTTCGTCCAAGAGGAAAAATCGGCGATCCAGAAGGTTCGCCCGCCCCAGTCATAAACTTCACCAGACGACTTCAACTCGCTGCTTAGCACGGTCTTGCCGGTGGTGTAGTCCACCAACGTAAAACCTTCGGGGTGGTCTTGTTTGGTGCCCATGACAATTGCATGCTTGGGAGCATGAATGTCGTAGCCGACCTGATCTACCAGAACACGAACCTGGCCTGAACATGCCACTGAGAGCAAGCCTAAGGATCCAGCAGTCAAAATACTCGCATATCTTTGGAGCATTCTCGGTTCCTCCGCAAAGCGGTTTGTTTCGGCGACACAACTATACTGTGTGGAATTGGTAGAACGTCTTTACAGCTATCTCATTGATGAAGATGATGGATGTTATTAATCCGCTGACAGTCTCTTCATTTCGTCACCGATTATTGTCGTCCTTGGGAATGGGGAATTGAGTTTCTATGTCTACTTCACCGTTTGTCGTTCTACCCAGTTCACACGCCCGTGTTCACGATACTTTTCCACGCGCAGAAGAACTGGAACAGCGTCTGCGTCAGAAGATACGCGGTGAGGTGCGTTTCGATGCGGCATCGCGTGCGCTCTACACGACCGACGCCTCGAACTACCGCCATGCTCCGATTGGTCTTGTTATTCCGCTTGATGAGCAGGACGTGATCGATACAGTCGCTATCTGCCGCTCACTTGGAGCCCCGATTCTCACTCGTGGAGGCGGTACAAGCTTGTCTGGGCAGGGCTGCGGCACGGCCGTCATTCTTGATTTTTCAAAGTACATGAACAAAATGGAGCCGGTCGATCCGGCTGCTCATACGGTTTGGGTGCAGCCAGGGATTGTGCTCGACCGCGTGCGCGAGGCTGCCGAAGAGTTCGAGCTGACGTTCGCTCCTGATCCGGCCACGCATAGCCGTTGCACGTTGGGTGGGATGATTGGCAACAACTCCTGCGGCATTCATGCGCTGATGGGCGGCAAGACCGTCGACAACATCGAGGCGCTCGACATCCTGCTCTACGATGGCACGCGCATGATAGTTGGCCCGACGAGTGATGGGGAGATGGAGAAGATCATCGCGGCAGGAGGGCGCAAGGGCGCGATATACGGGGGACTCAAGCGCCTACGCGATACTTATGCCGAATTAGTGCGCCAGAAGTTTCCCAAAATTCCCCGCCGTGTCTCCGGATTCAACCTCGATGAATTATTGCCGGAGAACGGCTTCAATGTGGCGCGTGCTTTGGTGGGCAGCGAGGGTACGTGCATGATCGTGCTCGGTGCGAAGCTGCGTCTGGTGAAGAGCCCACACTACCGCACGCTCGTTGGTCTCGGCTTTCCGGACATCTTTCTTGCGGCGGACAATGTTCCGGCCATCCTGGCGCACAAGCCTATCGGCCTTGAAGGCATGGACGGCAACCTGATTGACTCCATGATTGCGAAGAGCAAAAACCTCGAGCACATTCCGCTGCTCCCGGAAGGGCGCGGCTTTCTGCTGATCGAGTTTGGCGGAGCATCGCAGGCCGATGCTGATGAACAGGCACGCACGCTGGTAGCTTCGCTGGACGGACTTTCGGTCAAGCCGGATGCACGTATATATTCGACCGCTGAAGCCAAGCGTGTGTGGCACGTGCGCGAATCGGGCCTGGGCGCGACGGCCTTTATTCCCGGCAAGCCGATGCGTTGGGAGGGTTGGGAGGACGCGGCCGTCGATCCCACGCAGGAGGGATCATACCTGCGCGCCATCACGGCGCTGATGCGCGAGTACAACTACGAGAGCCCGATGTACGGCCACTTCGGCCAGGGCTGTGTCCACATGCGGTTCAACTTCGATCTTGAATCCGCCGATGGCATCCTCGCTTTTCGTGAGTTCATCGACCGCGCGGCAGACATTGCGGTCGCACATGGAGGATCGCTCTCCGGCGAGCACGGTGACGGACAGGCCCGCGCCGCGCTGCTGCCGAAGATGTTTGGTCCGGAACTGATGGATGCTTTCCGCCAGTTCAAGGTGCTGTGGGATCCGGCGAACGGCCTGAATCCGAACAACCTCATCGATCCGCACGAGCCACACGAAGACCTGCGTCTTGGCGCGGACTACAAGCCCTGGCAGCCTGAGACGCACTTTGCGTTTGAAGAGAACAAAGGCTCATTCGCGGCTGAGAACCTGCGCTGCGTGGGCGTGGGCGCGTGCCGCAAGAAAGATGCCGGGACGATGTGCCCAAGCTATATGGCCACCAACGAGGAGATGCACTCGACGCGCGGCCGCGCGCACCTGCTGTGGGAGCTGATGCAGGGTGAGCTGCTGCCGGACCAGTGGAAGAACGACCAAGTACGAGAGTCGCTGGACCTGTG
The Edaphobacter acidisoli genome window above contains:
- a CDS encoding FAD-binding and (Fe-S)-binding domain-containing protein encodes the protein MSTSPFVVLPSSHARVHDTFPRAEELEQRLRQKIRGEVRFDAASRALYTTDASNYRHAPIGLVIPLDEQDVIDTVAICRSLGAPILTRGGGTSLSGQGCGTAVILDFSKYMNKMEPVDPAAHTVWVQPGIVLDRVREAAEEFELTFAPDPATHSRCTLGGMIGNNSCGIHALMGGKTVDNIEALDILLYDGTRMIVGPTSDGEMEKIIAAGGRKGAIYGGLKRLRDTYAELVRQKFPKIPRRVSGFNLDELLPENGFNVARALVGSEGTCMIVLGAKLRLVKSPHYRTLVGLGFPDIFLAADNVPAILAHKPIGLEGMDGNLIDSMIAKSKNLEHIPLLPEGRGFLLIEFGGASQADADEQARTLVASLDGLSVKPDARIYSTAEAKRVWHVRESGLGATAFIPGKPMRWEGWEDAAVDPTQEGSYLRAITALMREYNYESPMYGHFGQGCVHMRFNFDLESADGILAFREFIDRAADIAVAHGGSLSGEHGDGQARAALLPKMFGPELMDAFRQFKVLWDPANGLNPNNLIDPHEPHEDLRLGADYKPWQPETHFAFEENKGSFAAENLRCVGVGACRKKDAGTMCPSYMATNEEMHSTRGRAHLLWELMQGELLPDQWKNDQVRESLDLCLACKACKSECPVSVDMATYKSEFLSHYYEGEKRPLAHYAFGRIDRWARLASVAPGLVNAINNAPGIRRLVKSALHIHKSRNFPRFAKPFTRERRSSQPTGAPEVFLWADTFNNYFHPATMRAAYHILSDAGFRIMLPKEHLCCGRPLYDFGMLNIAKDYLYKVLDALGPQLAAGTPIVVLEPSCASVFRDELTNLLPYDARAQQLSKQAFLLSEFLVKYAPGYQPPKIEQKIIVHGHCHHRSTMGMADEMKLLRATGAEVELLDSGCCGMAGPFGFESNKYEVSQTLGERVLLPAVRNNKDAIIVSDGFSCQEQITQNTTARPMHFAEVLAQARKF